In Scatophagus argus isolate fScaArg1 chromosome 3, fScaArg1.pri, whole genome shotgun sequence, the genomic stretch GTGAATGCAGATTTAAAGATTTAACACAGTGTGATGTCATTATCTGTctcctctctgattggctgcaggacAGTGGCAGAGTTACATCAGCGCTGATCAGCGCTTTCCGTCGCCTTGACTATGACCTCTCTGTGGAAGCCCAGGTCCACCTGTCCATGTCCTCACCCAGGTCCTCATTCAGACAAATTCCTTCTGTTTATATGATTCTGTGTTTGATTTACATCATGTGCCATACAGGAAGTAGTGTTTTCTTCATGTGGAGGGGAGGACAATTCAGGTGCTTTCAGACAGCGACTGTCTGCAGGGGTCAGTAATTTGAATGTGGCAGCAGGcagcaaacattttaacaacactGGCAGTCGATGTAACCAGCAGCACACATCCTACACACGACgcacctcctgctcctgctgaaGGCTTCACCTTCACTGGCTGCTTGCAGCTGTAGTCACCTGaatcttctctgtctgtccacagacGAGTGTCTCTCCCAGGCGAGCcgttctctctgtcctctcccctCCAGGTGGCGCTGTCTGGCTGCACAGCCTGCGTCGCCCACATCTCAAACGGGGTCTTGCATGTGGCTAACCTGGGTGACAGCCGAGCCGTCCTGGGTGTCCAGGAGCCGGACGGGTGCTGGTCGGCTGTCAGTCTCACCAACGATCACAACGCACAGAACCCAGACGAGCTCCAAAGAATTCTTGGGGAACACCCGCCATCGGAGCGGAGGACGGTGGTCCGCCATGACCGTCTGCTGGGCCTGCTGCTGCCCTTCAGGGCGTTCGGTGACGTCCGCTTCAAATGGAGCGCAGAGATGCTGAGTCGCGTCTACGAAACACGACCAGACATCCTGTCCGCGGTCAGTGAGGCGGTCCGGGCGCTGCCACCACACTACCTGACTCCGCCCTACCTGAGTGCCCAGCCAGAGGTCACCCGACATCGCATCAGACCCAATGACAAATTCCTGGTGCTGGCCACTGACGGACTGTGGGAGCTGATGCACCGACAGACGGTTGTCCAGCTGGTGGGAGAACAACTGACAGGTCAGAGAACCAAGATGCCACTGAAGCCTGTCAACAGGCTGTAGTTACAAACTACAAACCACATACACCTCATATAATCTTTGCTTTACATGTTAACATTCTCagaccttttaaaaaaaaaaacaacaacatttcagacatttcaaGTTTATACCACTGCTTCATTTCAGTCCTGATTGTTGGGGTCGAAACTGCTCAACTTCTGTTCACAGTCAAACTAAACTCAAGTCCTTTCACGTTTgcacaaaacagcacatgaccttaataaaacacacacgAGTTGCTGATCTTAGCAAAAACTAATTTGTCTGTAGCTTCATCTTGTGCACttacattttatgtgtgtgtcttccatAGCAGCTCTATGCAATGTGGTCTGGCAGTTCCTGTTTTAGGCACTAAAGTGTCATTTGAGGAGTTACAGCTGAGAGCAGTCAAAGAGCTGAAAGGTTGTAGGTGTGCTGAGGCGGCAGCTGGACAgtcagagctgagctgagctgtcagTTCAAGTGTTTGTTGCTGTGCAggccttcagcagcagagaccCATAATCCCCAGCATGGGCATGACGCTGGGCAGTCTGCAGCGCCTCCTGCTGGAGAGGAAGGGACGGGTTCTGTCGGTGCTGGAGGACCAGAATGCTGCCACCCACCTGCTCCGCCACGCTCTCGGGGATGACGGCTACGGAGCGGTGGAGCCAAACCGTCTCGCCAAGATGCTGAGCCTGCCGGTAGAACTGGCCAGGAGGTACCGCGATGACATCACCATCACTGTCATCCACCTGAACGAACCCGACCTTTGACCAGGTCACCTGCAGGACtttgttatatatttgtttttttatatacatgACATGTTTGTGAAACTGACGACAACAGACTTCAGAGTTTCTGAATGTTTCTCATTGAAATGAACTGAGCGATCGATAACTGaaaactgtcctcagatcagtcGGTGTGTTCACTGACGTCACTGCTCTGAATGACCAGAGGACGCTTCTGCTGGAACAAtggattcagtttatttatttttcttgcctgCTTTTACTGATATTCTGTGTGTAAATTCCTTATTTAATTATCCAGATGTTCTTTGTATCTCTACATTTAAGTGAAGAACGAAGAATcctttattctgaaaatgaTACTTCCTGTCAGCAGAATAAGAGACAGCATTTCTCAgtgacttcaaaataaaatttaatcaAGGATTTTACAAAATCAAATTCTTGATTAGAAAACAGTTAAATACCAAATGGCTTCAA encodes the following:
- the LOC124057082 gene encoding pyruvate dehydrogenase [acetyl-transferring]-phosphatase 1, mitochondrial-like isoform X1, whose amino-acid sequence is MLRRTRTFSGPCRFELQQGRFLSSLPPSPELSRLHYPAGSGNRKYRTRQEVGQMSLAQINRILKANEYSHSLPRGPASHGVLGFHSNMLPSNHPGEDRRSNATYLPGCGLQFGVFDGHAGPACAHAVSQRLFYYITVATLPLRTLAELERAVEEERAIPPLLEWHKHPQDHSCPDGGAISFQSLRNYWQERLEDGEEEEEEEEEEEEDSGRVTSALISAFRRLDYDLSVEAQVHLSMSSPRRVSLPGEPFSLSSPLQVALSGCTACVAHISNGVLHVANLGDSRAVLGVQEPDGCWSAVSLTNDHNAQNPDELQRILGEHPPSERRTVVRHDRLLGLLLPFRAFGDVRFKWSAEMLSRVYETRPDILSAVSEAVRALPPHYLTPPYLSAQPEVTRHRIRPNDKFLVLATDGLWELMHRQTVVQLVGEQLTGLQQQRPIIPSMGMTLGSLQRLLLERKGRVLSVLEDQNAATHLLRHALGDDGYGAVEPNRLAKMLSLPVELARRYRDDITITVIHLNEPDL
- the LOC124057082 gene encoding pyruvate dehydrogenase [acetyl-transferring]-phosphatase 1, mitochondrial-like isoform X2, with product MLRRTRTFSGPCRFELQQGRFLSSLPPSPELSRLHYPAGSGNRKYRTRQEVGQMSLAQINRILKANEYSHSLPRGPASHGVLGFHSNMLPSNHPGEDRRSNATYLPGCGLQFGVFDGHAGPACAHAVSQRLFYYITVATLPLRTLAELERAVEEERAIPPLLEWHKHPQDHSCPDGGAISFQSLRNYWQERLEDGEEEEEEEEEEEDSGRVTSALISAFRRLDYDLSVEAQVHLSMSSPRRVSLPGEPFSLSSPLQVALSGCTACVAHISNGVLHVANLGDSRAVLGVQEPDGCWSAVSLTNDHNAQNPDELQRILGEHPPSERRTVVRHDRLLGLLLPFRAFGDVRFKWSAEMLSRVYETRPDILSAVSEAVRALPPHYLTPPYLSAQPEVTRHRIRPNDKFLVLATDGLWELMHRQTVVQLVGEQLTGLQQQRPIIPSMGMTLGSLQRLLLERKGRVLSVLEDQNAATHLLRHALGDDGYGAVEPNRLAKMLSLPVELARRYRDDITITVIHLNEPDL